The Achromobacter pestifer genome includes a region encoding these proteins:
- a CDS encoding entericidin A/B family lipoprotein, which translates to MKNKVFLAMLLSIAALSAGCNTVAGAGKDIQRGGEKIEGAATK; encoded by the coding sequence ATGAAGAACAAAGTCTTTCTCGCCATGTTGCTTTCGATCGCCGCGCTATCGGCGGGTTGCAACACCGTAGCGGGGGCAGGCAAGGACATCCAGCGGGGTGGCGAGAAGATTGAGGGCGCTGCCACCAAGTAG
- a CDS encoding TIGR03862 family flavoprotein, with product MSPAVARVAVIGGGPAGLMAAERLSEQGVQVDVFDAMPSVGRKFLMAGRGGLNLTHSEPAAPFLARYGDRALNVAPWLRALDADGLREWTHGLGIQTFVGSSGRVFPQEMKAAPLLRAWLARLRASGVRLHMRHRWLGWPAGSRPGAGALRFHTPEGEQLYAADAVVLALGGGSWAKLGSDGAWVDGLQAHGVAVAPLRPANCGFDVAWSDHFRERHAGQPVKSVAMACETTAGRTPARQGEFVVSETGIEGSLVYALSAPLRDQIDSQGHAIALLDLAPDWSQEKVMAAVTHPRGSRSMSSHLQSRLGLIGVKAGLLRECATAEDFRDPERLGLRIKALPLRLERARPMDEAISTAGGVSFDALDAGLMLRGMAGAFCAGEMLDWEAPTGGYLLTACMASGVVAAAGVMEFLRSAGRVPADA from the coding sequence ATGAGTCCGGCTGTCGCGCGTGTCGCCGTCATAGGCGGCGGTCCGGCCGGCCTGATGGCGGCCGAGCGCCTGAGCGAGCAAGGCGTGCAGGTGGATGTGTTCGATGCGATGCCCTCGGTCGGCCGCAAGTTCCTGATGGCGGGCCGGGGAGGCTTGAACCTGACCCATAGCGAGCCGGCAGCGCCGTTCCTGGCGCGTTACGGTGACCGCGCGCTGAACGTGGCGCCTTGGTTGCGCGCGCTGGATGCCGACGGACTGCGCGAATGGACGCATGGCCTGGGCATTCAGACCTTTGTGGGTTCGTCCGGCCGGGTGTTTCCCCAGGAAATGAAGGCGGCGCCCCTGTTGCGGGCGTGGCTGGCCAGGCTGCGCGCCAGCGGCGTGCGCCTGCACATGCGGCACCGCTGGCTGGGTTGGCCGGCGGGTTCGCGGCCGGGCGCGGGAGCGCTGCGCTTTCACACGCCCGAGGGCGAACAGCTCTACGCGGCCGACGCCGTGGTGCTGGCGCTGGGCGGAGGCAGCTGGGCCAAACTGGGATCGGACGGCGCCTGGGTCGACGGCTTGCAAGCGCATGGCGTCGCCGTTGCGCCGCTGCGTCCGGCCAATTGCGGATTCGATGTGGCTTGGTCGGATCATTTCCGCGAGCGCCATGCCGGGCAGCCCGTGAAGTCCGTGGCCATGGCCTGCGAGACCACGGCCGGCAGGACGCCTGCCAGGCAGGGGGAGTTCGTCGTGTCGGAAACCGGCATAGAAGGCAGCCTGGTCTACGCTTTGTCCGCGCCGCTGCGCGACCAGATCGACAGCCAGGGGCATGCCATCGCCCTGCTGGATCTGGCCCCGGATTGGTCTCAGGAAAAAGTGATGGCGGCCGTGACCCATCCGCGCGGCTCGCGCTCGATGTCCAGCCATCTGCAGAGCCGCCTGGGTCTGATCGGGGTCAAGGCGGGGCTGCTGCGGGAATGCGCCACGGCCGAGGACTTCCGCGACCCAGAGCGTCTGGGCTTGCGCATCAAGGCCTTGCCGTTGCGCCTGGAGCGAGCGCGGCCCATGGACGAGGCGATCAGCACGGCTGGCGGTGTGTCGTTCGACGCATTGGATGCCGGCCTGATGCTGCGCGGGATGGCTGGCGCGTTCTGTGCGGGGGAAATGCTGGATTGGGAGGCGCCGACGGGCGGCTATCTGCTGACGGCGTGCATGGCGAGCGGCGTGGTTGCCGCGGCCGGGGTGATGGAATTCCTGAGATCCGCCGGGCGCGTGCCGGCGGATGCCTGA
- a CDS encoding PLP-dependent aminotransferase family protein → MDPQPLYLRLANHYRRAIQTGVLAPAQRMPSVRTLVRTHHVSLSTALQACRQLEDDGLIEARPRSGYFVLKPRRNSIPPVDEPDIRQTLEAAQYVGIHDRVSDFVAKCEAHPVSANFALAAAVPEAYPLEELKQAMMRALRQSPQVLVSPVPPQGHPDLRTVLARRALANGINATPDDVIVTHGCIEALNLALRAVARPGDTIAVESPAYFGLLQILESLGMRALEIPTSPQHGLSIEALDLAFQTHGNIRAVVVVPNFQNPLGCVMPDAEKARLVALCERQQVPLIEDDTYGALTDDDTPLAAAKSWDATGNVIYCSSMHKTLAPGMRLGWLLGGRWKARIAMLKFAQSRPNEPLAQIAVAEFMGSRAYDRHLSRLRRYLKMQRDQTAETIAAHFPPGTRLSVPRGGMLLWVEMPDGRSGTDVFEAALRQGIRVAPGAMFSNGTRYNHFLRISCGQRTTPEITAALQTLARIVAERPR, encoded by the coding sequence ATGGATCCGCAACCGCTATATCTACGCCTGGCCAATCATTACCGGCGCGCCATCCAGACAGGCGTGCTGGCGCCCGCCCAGCGCATGCCCTCGGTCCGCACTCTGGTGCGCACCCATCACGTCAGCCTGTCCACGGCGCTGCAGGCCTGCCGCCAACTGGAAGACGACGGCCTGATCGAAGCGCGCCCCCGCTCGGGCTACTTTGTCCTCAAGCCCCGGCGCAACAGCATCCCGCCCGTGGACGAGCCCGACATCCGCCAAACCCTGGAAGCCGCGCAGTACGTGGGCATCCATGACCGGGTCTCGGACTTCGTGGCCAAGTGCGAAGCGCATCCGGTCAGCGCCAATTTCGCGCTGGCCGCGGCGGTGCCCGAAGCCTATCCGCTGGAGGAACTGAAGCAGGCCATGATGCGCGCGCTGCGCCAGTCGCCCCAGGTGCTGGTCAGCCCGGTTCCGCCGCAGGGACATCCGGACCTGCGCACCGTGCTCGCCCGCCGGGCGCTGGCCAACGGCATCAACGCCACGCCGGACGACGTCATCGTTACGCACGGCTGCATCGAGGCCCTGAACCTGGCGCTGCGCGCGGTGGCCCGGCCCGGCGACACGATCGCGGTCGAATCGCCCGCCTATTTCGGCCTGCTGCAGATCCTGGAAAGCCTGGGCATGCGGGCGCTGGAGATCCCCACCAGTCCGCAGCACGGCCTGTCGATCGAAGCGCTGGACCTGGCGTTCCAGACGCACGGCAACATCCGCGCCGTGGTGGTGGTGCCCAATTTCCAGAACCCCCTGGGCTGCGTCATGCCCGACGCGGAGAAAGCGCGGCTGGTCGCCCTGTGCGAACGCCAGCAGGTGCCACTGATCGAAGACGACACCTACGGCGCGCTGACGGACGACGACACACCGTTGGCCGCCGCCAAATCCTGGGACGCGACCGGCAATGTCATTTATTGCTCGTCCATGCACAAGACGCTGGCGCCGGGCATGCGCCTGGGCTGGCTGCTGGGCGGACGCTGGAAAGCCCGCATCGCCATGCTGAAGTTCGCCCAGAGCCGCCCCAACGAGCCACTGGCGCAGATCGCCGTGGCCGAGTTCATGGGTTCGCGCGCCTACGACCGCCACCTGTCGCGCCTGCGCCGGTACCTTAAGATGCAGCGCGACCAGACAGCCGAGACCATTGCCGCGCACTTTCCGCCCGGCACCCGGCTGAGCGTGCCGCGAGGCGGCATGCTGCTGTGGGTGGAAATGCCCGACGGACGTTCCGGCACGGACGTATTCGAGGCTGCCTTGCGCCAGGGCATACGGGTCGCGCCGGGCGCCATGTTCTCCAACGGCACACGCTACAACCACTTTCTGCGCATCAGCTGCGGGCAACGCACCACGCCCGAGATCACCGCCGCCCTGCAGACCTTGGCGCGCATCGTGGCCGAGCGGCCTAGATGA
- a CDS encoding recombination-associated protein RdgC — protein sequence MWFKNLKIYRLSSPWTLVGDQLEETLARHAYQSGNNLEMQSLGWVPPRENGGLAHVVNGQILLSLRAEKKLLPGTVVNQVAKARAQEIEEQQGYKPGRKQMKEIKERVTDELLPRAFSVYRDTRVWIDPQNHWLVIDAAASAKADEVIGLLAKCVDPFPLENLYVAQSPASAMTGWLAEDEAPANFSIDQDTELRSSGESGAAIRYVKHSIDADDVRRHIQSGKQCTRLAMTWADRISFVLTEGLDVKRVAPLDVLKEGNEGVAANDDEKFDSDMMLMTGELAKMMAELVDALGGEKKV from the coding sequence ATGTGGTTCAAGAATCTCAAGATTTATCGCCTCTCCTCGCCGTGGACGCTGGTCGGCGACCAGCTTGAAGAAACGCTCGCGCGGCATGCCTACCAAAGCGGCAACAACCTCGAAATGCAGAGCCTGGGCTGGGTGCCTCCGCGTGAAAACGGCGGCCTGGCCCATGTGGTCAACGGCCAGATCCTGCTGAGCCTGCGCGCCGAGAAGAAGCTCCTGCCGGGCACCGTCGTCAACCAGGTCGCCAAGGCCCGCGCCCAGGAAATCGAAGAGCAGCAAGGCTACAAGCCGGGCCGCAAGCAAATGAAGGAAATCAAGGAGCGCGTCACCGACGAGCTCCTGCCGCGCGCCTTCAGCGTGTACCGCGACACCCGTGTCTGGATCGACCCGCAGAACCATTGGCTGGTGATCGACGCGGCCGCCTCGGCCAAGGCCGACGAAGTCATCGGCCTGTTGGCCAAGTGCGTGGACCCCTTCCCGCTCGAAAACCTGTACGTGGCGCAGTCCCCGGCCTCGGCCATGACCGGCTGGCTGGCCGAGGACGAGGCTCCGGCCAACTTCTCCATTGACCAGGACACCGAGCTGCGTTCGTCGGGTGAAAGCGGCGCGGCCATCCGCTACGTCAAGCACTCGATCGACGCCGACGACGTGCGCCGCCACATCCAGTCGGGCAAGCAGTGCACTCGCCTGGCCATGACCTGGGCAGACCGCATCTCGTTCGTGCTGACCGAAGGCCTGGACGTCAAGCGCGTTGCGCCCCTGGACGTGCTGAAGGAAGGCAACGAAGGCGTGGCCGCCAACGACGACGAAAAGTTCGATTCCGACATGATGCTGATGACGGGCGAACTGGCCAAGATGATGGCCGAACTGGTCGACGCGCTGGGCGGCGAAAAGAAGGTGTAA
- a CDS encoding DedA family protein, producing the protein MNPALHQFIVDYGLWAVFAGTLLEGESVVVFAGFLAHQHLLHLPYVVLCAFAGSFLADQALFFLGRRYRDHRYVRRIREKPAFEKALAAVDRYPHGFILSLRFLYGLRTVGPVALGVSNVPPLRFLALNAIAAAIWAACFSALGYLFGQTIESMLGRLHGVETKLAVALAIGAAIWLAYHLLGKRRK; encoded by the coding sequence ATGAATCCGGCCCTGCATCAGTTCATCGTCGACTACGGTCTGTGGGCGGTATTCGCCGGCACGTTGCTCGAAGGCGAAAGCGTGGTCGTGTTCGCCGGATTCCTGGCGCACCAGCACCTGCTGCACCTGCCCTATGTCGTGCTTTGCGCGTTCGCTGGTTCATTCCTGGCGGACCAGGCGCTGTTCTTCCTGGGGCGCCGCTATCGCGACCATCGCTATGTCCGGCGCATCCGCGAGAAGCCCGCTTTCGAAAAGGCCTTGGCGGCGGTGGACCGCTATCCGCACGGCTTCATCCTGAGCCTGCGCTTCCTGTATGGCTTGCGCACGGTGGGGCCGGTGGCCCTGGGCGTATCGAACGTGCCGCCGCTGCGCTTCCTGGCGCTCAACGCCATTGCCGCCGCCATCTGGGCGGCGTGCTTCAGCGCCTTGGGCTACCTGTTCGGGCAGACGATCGAATCCATGCTGGGACGCCTGCACGGCGTCGAGACCAAGCTGGCCGTGGCCCTGGCGATCGGCGCGGCCATCTGGCTCGCGTATCACCTGCTGGGCAAGCGCCGCAAGTAG
- a CDS encoding diguanylate cyclase, protein MSSSSPDVPLLSEPHTGASSQACYLSASNEQAWVAVYQSVDAYTRGQVAAVVGDSLSELVDAFYSTLLADDEAGPRLSHEIVSSRLHAGMTRWLKGLLCVRDQGDVGVLMATQKKVGEVHARVHIPIHLVMAGARILKNEIALRLRASDLDGMAASVATQYVCNLFDLAVEQMSRAFMRDISRGARNDEAYRLFALGQNISTERERQRAALLEWSQAVLIGLHYRAPGQSLPRLAASEFGLWLQHKGGAMFESAPGLQQIMDAVAQLDGVVLPQLMRGEELGQASAMPDHVRELQELVARIKHLLNGLFDMVAEIESGSDPLTNVLNRRFLPSVIGREISIARRQRSAFSVLLLDIDHFKAINDQHGHSGGDQVLRQFAEVLHQSCRSSDFVFRYGGEEFLVVLVDTASEAALATAEKLGAEIRRHVFNIPEAGPLLITASIGVATFDGHPDYAYLIDRADKALYQAKQAGRDRAVAA, encoded by the coding sequence ATGTCTTCTAGCAGTCCCGACGTCCCCTTACTTTCCGAGCCGCACACCGGCGCATCCAGCCAAGCGTGCTACCTGAGCGCGTCCAATGAGCAGGCCTGGGTAGCGGTGTACCAATCGGTCGACGCCTACACGCGCGGGCAGGTCGCCGCCGTGGTCGGCGACAGCCTTTCGGAACTGGTCGACGCCTTTTATTCCACGCTGCTGGCCGATGACGAGGCAGGCCCGCGCCTGTCCCATGAAATCGTGTCCAGCCGCCTGCACGCAGGCATGACGCGCTGGCTCAAGGGGCTGCTGTGCGTGCGCGATCAGGGCGACGTCGGCGTGCTGATGGCCACGCAGAAAAAAGTGGGCGAAGTGCACGCCCGCGTCCACATCCCGATTCATCTGGTGATGGCCGGCGCTCGCATCCTGAAGAACGAGATCGCGCTGCGCCTGCGCGCCAGCGACCTGGACGGCATGGCCGCATCGGTCGCGACCCAGTACGTCTGTAATCTGTTCGACCTGGCGGTCGAGCAGATGAGCCGCGCCTTCATGCGCGACATCAGCCGCGGCGCCCGCAACGACGAGGCCTACCGGCTCTTCGCCCTGGGGCAGAACATTTCCACGGAGCGCGAACGCCAGCGTGCCGCCTTGCTGGAATGGAGCCAGGCGGTGCTGATCGGCCTGCACTACCGCGCGCCGGGGCAAAGCCTGCCGCGGCTGGCGGCCTCGGAATTCGGGCTGTGGCTGCAACACAAGGGCGGCGCGATGTTCGAAAGCGCGCCGGGCCTGCAGCAGATCATGGACGCCGTCGCGCAGCTGGATGGGGTGGTGCTGCCCCAATTGATGCGGGGCGAGGAGCTGGGGCAGGCCTCGGCCATGCCCGACCATGTGCGCGAGCTGCAGGAGCTGGTGGCGCGCATCAAGCACCTGCTCAACGGCCTGTTCGACATGGTGGCCGAGATCGAAAGCGGCAGCGATCCGCTGACCAACGTGCTGAACCGGCGCTTCCTGCCCTCGGTGATCGGGCGCGAAATTTCGATTGCGCGGCGCCAGCGCAGCGCGTTCTCCGTGCTGCTGCTGGACATCGATCATTTCAAGGCCATCAACGACCAGCACGGCCATTCCGGCGGCGACCAGGTGCTGCGCCAGTTTGCCGAGGTCCTGCACCAATCGTGCCGTTCCAGCGATTTCGTGTTCCGCTATGGTGGCGAAGAATTCCTGGTGGTGCTGGTGGACACCGCAAGCGAGGCCGCCTTGGCCACGGCCGAGAAGCTGGGCGCGGAAATCCGCCGCCATGTCTTCAACATTCCCGAGGCCGGTCCGCTGCTCATCACGGCCAGCATCGGCGTAGCGACGTTCGACGGCCATCCGGACTATGCCTATCTGATCGACCGCGCCGACAAGGCGCTCTACCAGGCCAAGCAGGCCGGCCGCGACCGCGCGGTGGCGGCCTGA
- a CDS encoding sensor histidine kinase has product MLAPLFLLWPMSVAITYVVAQNIANVPYDRALANNLHVLTLQVHAQDGRAVLKMTSTAREVLHADETDSVFWLALGSRGEYLGGDRALPLPSTVGQPRPGEVQYEDATLRGFGIRLAFTWVDLHLPDTQPALLIAAETVEKRTQLANDIIKGVIIPQFVVLPIAVLLVWFGLSRGVAPLNALQQRLRARRPDDLSPIDERAAPTEIAPLVAAMNDLLDRLSSNVQAQRRFVADAAHQLKTPLAGLRTQAELALRDASPEEMQSSLRQLVTGSERATRLVNQLLLLARAENPSAIGLTRTDLNAIAYEQAMHWAPQALSLNTDLGFEGSDHPVEINGNPLLLAELLNNLVDNALRYTPRGGHITVRAQILGAHAVLEVEDSGPGIPPEERERVFDRFYRVLGTQSDGSGLGLAIVREIAQKHQASVEISDHPTAHSNLPGMRIRVIFPLYTELSDLSDAS; this is encoded by the coding sequence ATGCTGGCGCCGCTGTTCCTGCTGTGGCCGATGAGCGTGGCCATCACCTACGTGGTGGCGCAGAACATCGCCAACGTGCCCTACGACCGCGCGCTGGCCAACAATCTCCACGTGCTGACCCTGCAGGTGCACGCGCAGGACGGCCGCGCCGTGCTGAAGATGACCAGCACCGCGCGCGAAGTGCTGCACGCCGACGAGACCGACAGCGTGTTCTGGCTGGCGCTGGGCAGCCGCGGCGAATACCTGGGCGGCGACCGCGCCCTGCCGCTGCCTTCCACCGTGGGCCAGCCCCGCCCCGGCGAAGTGCAGTACGAAGACGCGACTTTGCGCGGCTTCGGCATCCGGCTGGCGTTCACCTGGGTGGACCTGCACCTGCCGGATACGCAGCCAGCGCTGCTGATCGCGGCCGAGACCGTCGAAAAGCGCACGCAGCTGGCCAACGACATCATCAAGGGCGTGATCATTCCGCAGTTCGTGGTGCTGCCCATCGCCGTGCTGCTGGTGTGGTTCGGGCTGTCGCGCGGGGTCGCGCCGCTGAACGCGCTGCAGCAGCGCCTGCGGGCCCGCCGGCCCGACGATCTTTCGCCCATCGACGAGCGCGCCGCGCCTACCGAGATCGCGCCCCTGGTGGCCGCGATGAACGATCTGCTGGACCGGCTTTCGTCCAACGTGCAGGCGCAGCGCCGCTTCGTCGCCGACGCGGCGCACCAGTTGAAGACGCCGCTGGCCGGCCTGCGCACCCAGGCCGAGCTGGCGCTGCGCGACGCCAGCCCCGAGGAAATGCAGTCCAGCCTGCGCCAGCTCGTGACCGGCTCGGAACGCGCCACTCGCCTGGTGAACCAACTGCTGTTGCTGGCCCGGGCCGAGAACCCCAGCGCCATCGGCTTGACCCGCACGGACCTCAACGCCATCGCCTACGAACAGGCCATGCACTGGGCGCCGCAGGCGCTGTCGCTGAACACCGACCTGGGCTTCGAGGGCTCGGACCACCCGGTGGAGATCAACGGCAACCCCCTGCTGCTGGCCGAACTGCTCAACAACTTGGTGGACAACGCGCTGCGCTACACGCCGCGCGGCGGCCACATCACGGTACGCGCACAAATCCTGGGCGCGCATGCGGTATTGGAGGTCGAGGATTCCGGCCCCGGCATCCCGCCTGAAGAGCGCGAACGGGTGTTCGACCGCTTCTACCGCGTGCTGGGCACCCAGTCCGACGGCAGCGGCCTGGGGCTGGCCATCGTGCGGGAGATCGCCCAGAAGCACCAGGCCAGCGTCGAAATCAGCGATCACCCCACGGCGCATTCGAACCTGCCCGGCATGCGGATCCGCGTGATCTTTCCGCTTTACACCGAGTTGTCAGACCTCTCCGACGCCTCCTAG
- a CDS encoding BPTD_2524 family lipoprotein, producing MRKSLWMGMAFAALLAGCASKGVYESDAVVTETFTVNTNYEAAFRRAGEYVRTCHIQVQHAYNVAYAWRHVKGEKGAPDEVQLYKVTEPAKVLELIAAESASPSTSKVTITVLGAGRWDAAEIAAARTSIQSATPVCRKGGEG from the coding sequence ATGCGCAAGTCTTTGTGGATGGGAATGGCGTTTGCGGCCCTGTTGGCCGGCTGCGCGAGCAAAGGGGTTTACGAATCCGATGCCGTCGTGACCGAGACCTTCACGGTAAATACCAACTACGAAGCGGCTTTCCGCCGGGCCGGCGAGTACGTGCGCACCTGCCACATACAAGTGCAGCACGCCTACAACGTCGCCTATGCCTGGCGCCACGTGAAGGGCGAAAAAGGCGCGCCGGACGAAGTGCAGCTCTATAAAGTGACGGAACCCGCCAAGGTGCTGGAACTGATCGCCGCCGAAAGCGCCAGTCCGTCGACGTCCAAGGTGACCATCACGGTGCTGGGCGCAGGGCGTTGGGACGCGGCCGAAATCGCTGCCGCCCGCACTTCCATCCAGAGCGCCACGCCGGTTTGCCGCAAGGGCGGCGAAGGCTGA
- a CDS encoding MFS transporter, with translation MAGRGPSADPRPMTKDERRVIFASSLGTVFEWYDFYLYGSLAAIIAQHFFSGVNPTAGFIFALLAFAAGFAVRPFGALVFGRLGDLVGRKYTFLVTIVIMGLSTFLVGVLPSYASIGLAAPAILIVLRLLQGLALGGEYGGAATYVAEHAPHGRRGFYTSWIQTTATLGLFLSLLVILGIRTVMGEDDFKAWGWRIPFLISVVLLGISVWIRLQLSESPTFKRMKEEGKGSKAPIAESFGQWKNLKVVILALLGLTAGQAVVWYTGQFYALFFLTQTLKVDANTANIMIAIALLIGTPFFVVFGALSDKIGRKPIIMAGCLIAALTYFPIFQGITHFANPALEKAQATAPVTVIADPTTCSFQFNPVGTSSFTSSCDVVKSFMARNSVNYKNEAAPAGSVAKVKIGNDEFASFDGKTMAPADFKAKAAELDKALTTAIRSHGYPAKADPAQSNNVMVVVLLAILVLYVTMVYGPIAAMLVEMFPTRIRYTSMSLPYHIGNGWFGGFLPPVAFAVVAATGNIYDGLWYPIIIAVMTLVIGTLFVRESKDNDINA, from the coding sequence ATGGCAGGCCGCGGTCCATCCGCGGATCCGCGCCCGATGACCAAGGATGAACGCCGCGTCATCTTTGCGTCGTCGCTGGGCACGGTTTTCGAGTGGTACGACTTCTATCTGTACGGCTCGCTAGCCGCCATCATCGCGCAACACTTCTTCTCGGGCGTGAACCCCACCGCGGGCTTCATCTTCGCCCTGCTGGCGTTCGCCGCCGGTTTCGCCGTACGCCCGTTCGGCGCACTGGTGTTTGGCCGCCTGGGCGATCTGGTCGGACGCAAGTACACCTTCCTGGTCACGATCGTGATCATGGGCCTGTCCACGTTCCTCGTGGGCGTGCTGCCCAGCTACGCCAGCATCGGCCTGGCCGCCCCCGCCATCCTGATCGTCCTGCGCCTGCTGCAAGGCCTGGCGCTGGGCGGCGAGTACGGCGGCGCGGCGACCTATGTCGCCGAGCACGCGCCGCATGGCCGCCGCGGCTTCTACACGTCCTGGATCCAGACCACCGCGACCCTGGGCCTGTTCCTGTCGCTGCTGGTCATCCTGGGCATCCGCACGGTCATGGGCGAAGACGACTTCAAGGCCTGGGGCTGGCGCATTCCGTTCCTGATCTCGGTCGTGCTGCTGGGCATCTCGGTGTGGATCCGCCTGCAACTGAGCGAATCGCCGACCTTCAAGCGCATGAAGGAAGAAGGCAAGGGCTCCAAGGCGCCGATCGCCGAATCGTTCGGCCAATGGAAGAACCTGAAGGTCGTGATCCTGGCGCTGCTGGGCCTGACCGCCGGCCAGGCCGTGGTCTGGTACACGGGCCAGTTCTACGCCCTGTTCTTCCTGACGCAAACGCTGAAGGTCGACGCCAATACCGCCAACATCATGATCGCCATTGCGCTCCTGATCGGCACCCCGTTCTTCGTGGTCTTCGGCGCGCTGTCCGACAAGATCGGCCGCAAGCCCATCATCATGGCAGGCTGCCTGATCGCCGCGCTCACGTACTTCCCGATCTTCCAGGGCATCACGCACTTCGCCAACCCGGCGCTGGAAAAGGCCCAGGCCACGGCCCCGGTCACCGTGATCGCGGACCCCACCACCTGCTCGTTCCAGTTCAACCCGGTGGGCACTTCGTCCTTCACCAGCTCTTGCGACGTGGTCAAGTCGTTCATGGCCCGCAACTCGGTGAACTACAAGAACGAAGCGGCGCCGGCCGGCTCGGTCGCCAAGGTCAAGATCGGCAACGACGAGTTCGCCTCGTTCGACGGCAAGACCATGGCCCCGGCAGACTTCAAGGCCAAGGCCGCAGAACTGGACAAGGCGCTGACGACTGCCATCCGCAGCCACGGCTACCCTGCCAAGGCTGACCCGGCCCAGAGCAACAACGTCATGGTCGTGGTGCTGCTGGCCATCCTGGTGCTCTACGTCACCATGGTGTACGGCCCGATCGCCGCCATGCTGGTGGAAATGTTCCCGACGCGCATCCGCTACACGTCGATGAGCCTGCCCTACCACATCGGCAACGGCTGGTTCGGCGGCTTCCTGCCCCCGGTCGCCTTCGCCGTGGTCGCCGCCACCGGCAACATCTACGACGGCCTGTGGTATCCGATCATCATTGCAGTCATGACCCTGGTCATCGGCACGCTGTTCGTGCGCGAATCCAAGGACAACGACATCAACGCTTAA
- a CDS encoding aspartate carbamoyltransferase has translation MTISQQAFLRDAMRRLNLTRDVFATRIGVKRRALDTWLLPEGSQEFRAMPEVVQRFVSEIVQNGVLLEKYTQSVQEGPLRDRIAVEGKHQLLSVDQFTRESVEDLFRVADMMQPIARRQKVSRVLEGAVLGNLFFEASTRTRVSFGSAFCRLGGSVCDTTGFTFSSMAKGESIYDTSRVMSGYVDAMVIRHPDQGSVAEFARATNIPVVNGGDGPGEHPSQALLDLYTILTEFSRLGKLLDGAHIAMVGDLKYGRTVHSLIKLMALYKNVKFSLVSPKGLEMPSYIIEQASRNGNIIEQKTTLAEGLAGADVIYATRVQKERFANEENEGYTPDFQIGRAIIDAYCGPDTIVMHPLPRDSRPGANDLSVDLNHDPRLAIFRQTDNGIPIRMAIFAVLLGVEGLVQHSLRDVTWQHPSHVGPDDSAFHGLE, from the coding sequence ATGACCATCTCCCAGCAAGCCTTCCTGCGCGACGCCATGCGGCGCCTGAATCTCACCCGCGACGTGTTCGCGACCCGCATTGGCGTCAAGCGCCGTGCGCTCGACACCTGGCTGTTGCCGGAGGGCTCGCAGGAATTCCGAGCCATGCCGGAAGTGGTGCAGCGCTTTGTCAGCGAAATCGTGCAGAACGGAGTATTGCTGGAAAAATATACGCAAAGCGTACAAGAAGGTCCGTTGCGTGACCGCATCGCGGTGGAAGGCAAGCACCAACTGCTGTCGGTGGACCAGTTCACGCGCGAATCGGTCGAGGACCTGTTCCGCGTGGCCGACATGATGCAGCCCATCGCCCGCCGCCAAAAGGTGTCCCGTGTGCTGGAAGGCGCGGTGCTGGGCAACCTGTTCTTCGAGGCCAGCACCCGTACCCGCGTCAGCTTCGGCTCCGCGTTCTGCCGCCTGGGCGGCTCGGTCTGCGATACCACCGGCTTCACGTTCTCGTCCATGGCCAAGGGCGAATCGATCTACGACACCAGCCGCGTCATGAGCGGCTACGTCGACGCCATGGTCATCCGCCATCCGGACCAGGGTTCGGTCGCGGAATTCGCGCGCGCCACCAACATCCCCGTGGTCAATGGCGGCGACGGCCCGGGCGAGCACCCCAGCCAGGCCCTGCTGGACCTGTACACGATCCTGACCGAGTTCTCGCGCCTGGGCAAACTGCTGGACGGCGCGCATATCGCCATGGTCGGCGACCTGAAATACGGCCGCACCGTGCACTCGCTCATCAAACTGATGGCGCTGTACAAGAACGTCAAGTTCTCGCTGGTGTCGCCCAAGGGCCTGGAGATGCCGTCCTACATCATCGAGCAGGCCAGCCGCAACGGCAACATCATCGAGCAGAAGACCACGCTGGCCGAAGGCCTGGCGGGCGCGGACGTGATCTATGCCACGCGCGTGCAGAAAGAGCGCTTCGCCAATGAAGAGAACGAAGGCTACACGCCGGATTTCCAGATCGGCCGCGCCATCATCGACGCCTACTGCGGCCCCGATACCATCGTCATGCACCCGCTGCCGCGCGACAGCCGCCCGGGAGCCAACGATTTGAGCGTGGACCTCAACCATGATCCGCGCCTGGCCATCTTCCGCCAGACCGACAATGGCATCCCCATCCGCATGGCGATCTTCGCGGTGCTGCTGGGCGTCGAAGGCCTGGTGCAGCATTCCTTGCGCGACGTGACTTGGCAGCATCCGTCCCACGTCGGTCCGGACGATTCCGCGTTCCACGGGCTCGAATAA